One segment of Gammaproteobacteria bacterium DNA contains the following:
- a CDS encoding pyridine nucleotide-disulfide oxidoreductase gives MNRTPKNSSLNPPSPALKLGMPGYIYADLYEPERLAELLTTFDTAVKTGDADLFAEWQAYRVCQGVGMTPEAISALLVRMAPHVGGFVARLFNVGGDRERQMAAIQDEMDTVFVFRAEVVMKVDTALKGTDAGGLDLAAIDQQIVTLKRVAYPATTRDPDAERALARVGAALWKLVNHYQLIAGNKPGAHAGADAEISRLRKVLSADAGAKSLFATALAMIEPAAFVAALFDPIQRWCYAALHLDARKKIVRHWMTFKSPAKTDSRNLVPVEAEQRANYSALKGPHDHHRRRDGFHLTDTRCNEREALYEVDHCIYCHDRDTDSCSKGMRNRKDGSYKVNALGVNITGCPLDEKISEMHVLKRQGDNIGALALIIVDNPLCPGTGHRICNDCMRGCIYQKTEPVNIPQIETNVLTDVLFMPWGFEIYSFLTRWNPLNVKRPHALPYNGRNVLIAGLGPAGYTLAQYLLNEGFAVVGIDGLKIEPLPVELTGDDTTPPRPIHDFHDLYEDLDRRIMLGFGGVAEYGITVRWDKNFLKVIYLTLARRNTFRCYGGVRFGGTLTINEAWDLGFHHIAIASGAGKPTIIGIRNNLIRGIRKASDFLMALQLTGAAKESSLANLQVRLPAGVIGGGLTAIDTATELMAYYPVQVEKILHRYETLSAQLGEDMIRSRLDSEESAILGEFLAHGSAIRAERERAKTAGEPPNFQPLLDQWGGVTIFYRKGMKDSPAYRQNHEEVIKALEEGIAWAEGMDPREALEDEHGHLRAVRFEKYTPADGKWADSGEQPEVALKSLFIAAGTSPNTIYQTEYPDTFEMDGKFYQRYEPIAGNGVTTLAPVHDMTWPKIGKPAPLTSYHRDGRFISFYGDNHPVYAGNVVKAMASAKDGYPYVVKLFDSELKSLDPSRQTERDAALKVLKTRLDDELLATVVEVNRLTPTIIEVVVRARRAARKFSPGQFYRVQNFESHAEKAEGTVLASEGLALTGAWVDKDKGLISLIALEMGASSRICATLKPGEPIVVMGVTGTPTDIPSGRNVLLAGGGLGNAVLFSIGRALRAAGNNVIYFAGYRNGQDLFKREDIEAASDIVVWAVDRQANAAVIPPRRPQDKTFIGNIVEAMLAYARGELGETPIHLDDVDHMIVIGSDRMMAAVKEARHGALKPYLKPSHHAIGSINSPMQCMMKGVCAQCLCKHVDPKTGEEYFVYSCNNQDQDLDHVDFPNLNARLRQNTVQEKIASLWLDYLLDKRPSRETAA, from the coding sequence ATGAACAGAACCCCCAAAAATTCATCACTCAATCCGCCCTCACCGGCGTTAAAGCTTGGCATGCCCGGTTACATCTACGCCGATCTGTATGAACCGGAGCGGCTGGCCGAATTGCTGACTACATTTGACACGGCTGTCAAAACCGGCGATGCCGATTTATTTGCGGAGTGGCAGGCATATCGCGTATGTCAGGGCGTTGGCATGACGCCGGAGGCAATCTCCGCGCTGCTGGTGCGCATGGCTCCGCACGTAGGCGGCTTTGTCGCGCGGCTGTTCAATGTCGGCGGTGATCGCGAGCGCCAGATGGCGGCCATCCAGGACGAAATGGACACCGTCTTCGTGTTCCGCGCCGAGGTGGTGATGAAGGTCGACACCGCATTGAAGGGAACGGATGCCGGAGGGCTGGATCTCGCCGCCATCGACCAGCAGATCGTCACGCTAAAGCGCGTGGCCTACCCGGCCACAACGCGGGATCCTGACGCAGAACGCGCACTTGCCCGCGTCGGCGCGGCACTCTGGAAACTTGTCAATCACTATCAGCTCATCGCCGGCAACAAACCGGGCGCGCATGCCGGCGCCGACGCTGAAATTTCCCGCCTGCGCAAAGTGCTGTCCGCGGATGCCGGGGCAAAATCGCTGTTTGCCACTGCGCTCGCAATGATTGAACCCGCCGCCTTTGTGGCGGCGTTGTTCGATCCGATCCAGCGCTGGTGTTATGCCGCGCTCCATCTCGACGCGCGCAAAAAGATCGTCAGGCATTGGATGACCTTCAAATCGCCGGCGAAGACCGATTCCCGTAATCTGGTACCGGTGGAAGCGGAGCAGCGTGCGAATTATTCCGCACTCAAGGGGCCCCACGATCACCACCGCCGGCGCGATGGCTTTCATCTCACCGATACGCGCTGCAACGAACGCGAGGCGCTCTATGAGGTTGATCATTGCATCTACTGCCACGACCGCGACACCGACTCGTGTTCCAAGGGCATGCGCAACAGGAAGGACGGCAGCTACAAGGTCAATGCACTGGGTGTGAATATCACCGGTTGTCCGCTCGATGAGAAGATTTCCGAAATGCACGTGCTCAAGCGCCAGGGCGACAACATCGGCGCGCTGGCGCTGATCATCGTCGACAATCCACTGTGCCCCGGCACCGGCCACCGCATCTGCAACGACTGCATGAGGGGTTGCATCTACCAGAAGACCGAGCCCGTCAACATTCCCCAGATCGAGACCAATGTCCTGACCGATGTGCTGTTCATGCCATGGGGCTTCGAAATTTACAGTTTCCTGACACGCTGGAACCCGCTCAACGTGAAGCGCCCGCACGCGCTGCCCTACAACGGCAGGAATGTGCTGATCGCGGGCCTGGGCCCCGCCGGCTACACGCTGGCGCAGTATCTGTTGAATGAGGGTTTCGCCGTTGTCGGCATCGACGGCCTCAAGATCGAACCGCTGCCGGTGGAGCTGACCGGTGATGACACCACGCCGCCGCGGCCGATTCACGATTTCCACGACCTGTATGAAGACCTGGACCGGCGCATCATGCTCGGCTTCGGCGGCGTGGCCGAATACGGCATCACCGTGCGCTGGGACAAAAATTTCCTCAAGGTGATTTATCTCACACTCGCCCGCCGCAACACCTTCCGTTGCTACGGTGGTGTGCGTTTCGGCGGCACGCTGACCATCAACGAGGCTTGGGACCTGGGCTTCCACCACATCGCCATTGCCAGCGGCGCCGGCAAACCGACCATCATCGGGATCAGGAACAACCTCATCCGCGGCATACGCAAGGCCTCGGATTTCCTGATGGCGCTGCAATTGACCGGCGCGGCGAAGGAATCTTCGCTGGCCAACTTGCAGGTGCGTTTGCCGGCCGGCGTCATCGGCGGGGGACTCACCGCCATCGATACCGCCACCGAATTGATGGCCTATTACCCGGTGCAGGTGGAAAAGATCCTGCACCGTTACGAGACACTGAGTGCACAGCTGGGCGAGGACATGATCCGCAGCCGGCTCGATAGTGAAGAGTCCGCCATCCTCGGTGAATTTCTTGCCCACGGCAGCGCCATTCGCGCCGAACGCGAGCGCGCCAAGACGGCCGGCGAGCCGCCGAATTTCCAGCCGCTGCTCGATCAGTGGGGCGGCGTGACGATCTTCTACCGCAAGGGGATGAAGGATTCACCCGCCTACCGCCAGAATCATGAAGAAGTGATCAAGGCGCTCGAGGAAGGCATCGCCTGGGCCGAGGGCATGGATCCGCGCGAGGCGCTCGAAGATGAGCATGGTCATCTGCGGGCCGTGCGCTTCGAAAAATACACGCCCGCCGACGGCAAATGGGCGGATTCCGGCGAACAGCCGGAGGTGGCGCTGAAAAGCCTGTTCATCGCCGCCGGCACCTCGCCCAACACCATCTATCAAACGGAGTATCCCGACACCTTTGAGATGGACGGCAAGTTCTATCAGCGCTATGAGCCCATTGCCGGGAACGGCGTGACCACGCTGGCGCCCGTGCATGACATGACCTGGCCCAAGATCGGCAAGCCGGCGCCGCTCACCTCGTATCATCGCGATGGGCGCTTCATCAGTTTCTACGGCGACAACCACCCCGTATACGCCGGCAATGTGGTCAAGGCAATGGCCAGCGCCAAGGACGGGTATCCCTACGTCGTCAAGTTGTTTGATTCCGAATTGAAGTCGCTGGATCCATCGCGGCAAACCGAACGCGACGCCGCGCTCAAGGTGCTCAAGACCAGGCTGGATGATGAGCTGCTTGCCACCGTGGTTGAAGTAAACCGGCTGACGCCGACGATCATCGAGGTGGTGGTGCGCGCCCGACGAGCCGCGCGAAAATTTTCACCGGGACAGTTCTACCGCGTGCAAAACTTCGAGAGCCACGCCGAGAAGGCCGAGGGCACCGTGCTCGCCTCCGAAGGATTGGCGTTGACCGGCGCCTGGGTGGACAAGGACAAGGGCCTCATTTCGCTCATCGCCCTCGAGATGGGCGCTTCCAGCCGCATCTGCGCCACGCTCAAACCCGGCGAGCCCATCGTCGTCATGGGGGTGACAGGCACGCCCACGGACATTCCCAGCGGCCGGAATGTGCTCCTCGCCGGCGGCGGGCTGGGCAATGCGGTGTTGTTCTCGATCGGACGGGCGCTGCGCGCCGCAGGCAACAACGTCATATACTTCGCCGGTTATCGCAACGGCCAGGACCTGTTCAAACGCGAGGACATTGAGGCGGCCTCCGACATCGTGGTCTGGGCCGTGGATCGCCAGGCGAATGCCGCCGTCATCCCGCCGCGGCGTCCGCAGGATAAAACCTTCATCGGCAACATCGTCGAGGCCATGCTGGCCTACGCCAGGGGCGAGCTCGGCGAAACCCCCATCCATCTTGATGATGTCGATCACATGATCGTCATCGGTTCCGACCGCATGATGGCGGCGGTCAAGGAAGCGCGTCATGGTGCGCTCAAGCCGTACCTCAAACCCAGCCACCACGCCATCGGTTCCATCAACTCACCGATGCAGTGCATGATGAAGGGGGTATGCGCACAGTGCTTGTGCAAGCACGTCGACCCCAAAACCGGCGAAGAGTATTTCGTTTATTCATGTAACAATCAGGATCAGGATCTGGACCATGTGGATTTTCCGAACCTGAACGCCCGCCTGCGCCAGAATACTGTGCAGGAGAAAATCGCCAGTTTATGGCTGGATTATCTGCTGGACAAACGGCCCTCCCGGGAGACGGCTGCCTGA
- a CDS encoding histidine phosphatase family protein translates to MTRRLILMRHGKAEKEATSGKDFDRPLTSRGERDVPAMARWLAANDYLPQFIVSSPAARAKQTALLAARELRYPEADIEWEAGIYNASQRALLAALAKCAPGEMPVMLVGHNPGMEGLAFYLSAGAGLSEEDDGMPTSAVVILELPDSWSKLKRGSGTVIAHMRPRWLKDLQKE, encoded by the coding sequence ATGACGCGGCGACTCATTCTCATGCGTCACGGCAAGGCGGAGAAGGAAGCGACCTCCGGAAAGGACTTTGATCGGCCGTTGACGTCGCGCGGGGAGCGTGATGTTCCGGCGATGGCGCGCTGGCTCGCCGCCAACGATTATCTGCCTCAATTCATCGTCAGTTCGCCGGCAGCGCGCGCCAAACAAACCGCGCTGCTGGCAGCCCGTGAATTGCGCTATCCGGAGGCCGATATTGAGTGGGAGGCGGGTATTTACAACGCGAGTCAACGCGCGTTGCTTGCCGCGCTGGCCAAATGCGCACCCGGCGAGATGCCGGTCATGCTGGTGGGCCACAATCCGGGAATGGAAGGGCTGGCCTTTTATCTCAGCGCGGGCGCCGGTCTCTCGGAGGAAGACGACGGCATGCCGACGTCGGCGGTGGTGATATTGGAGTTGCCCGATTCATGGTCCAAGCTGAAACGAGGCAGCGGCACCGTGATCGCGCACATGCGGCCGCGCTGGTTGAAAGATCTGCAGAAGGAATAG
- the metG gene encoding methionine--tRNA ligase, protein MSEPKRRILATSALPYANGPIHLGHLVEYIQTDIWVRFQKMRGHEVHYVCADDTHGTPIMLRADKDGITPEQLIARVYEEHKRDFKDFLVEFDNYHQTHSDETRQYAEDIYKKLDKAGLIARRTVEQFFDPVKNMFLPDRYIKGECPKCGTKDQYGDSCENCGATYAPTDLKNPYSAISGATPVRKESEHYFFKLGDCEKFLKEWTRSGTLQAEAANKMQEWFAAGLNDWDISRDAPYFGFEIPGTNGKKYFYVWLDAPIGYFGSFKNYFDRNGRGAEVKDFIDEKAAAKSGAEMIHFIGKDILYFHALFWPAMLENSGYRTPTKIYSHGFLTVNGEKMSKSRGTFITARSYLEHIKNPEYLRYYYAAKLNGTMEDVDLNLDDFVARVNSDLIGKYINIASRCAGFISKHFNGELAELSKESKELYRKIIIDGDNPPVSQHSEEEHRSFIQAGASVLAKELAQEKDAYGDIKELQLKLIAECYETREYSFALRKLMKIADLANEYVNEKKPWDLAKQVGKESRLHEVCTMAIALFRSVSILLKPILPRLVSEIEKFLNVKSFIWSDVLEPLPAGHRINEYTHLMARIDLKAIDTMVEASKETLAPARDSHSQQRHAQHQQHTDEKAMNEANHISIDEFSKVDLRIAKIVNAEHVEGADKLLKLTVDLNEGHTRTIFAGIKSAYDPATLVGRLTVVAANLAPRKMKFGMSEGMVLAASGDGPGIFILSPDNGAEPGMRVK, encoded by the coding sequence ATGTCCGAACCCAAACGCCGCATCCTCGCAACCAGCGCATTGCCCTATGCCAACGGGCCGATCCATCTCGGCCATCTGGTCGAGTACATCCAGACCGACATCTGGGTGCGCTTCCAGAAGATGCGCGGCCATGAGGTGCATTACGTTTGCGCCGACGATACCCACGGCACGCCGATCATGCTGCGCGCCGACAAGGACGGCATTACGCCGGAGCAATTGATCGCACGTGTCTATGAAGAGCACAAGCGGGATTTCAAGGATTTTCTGGTGGAATTCGACAATTACCACCAGACCCATTCGGACGAAACGCGCCAGTACGCCGAGGACATCTACAAAAAGCTCGACAAGGCAGGCTTGATCGCGCGCCGCACCGTCGAGCAATTTTTCGACCCGGTCAAGAACATGTTCCTGCCGGATCGCTACATCAAGGGCGAGTGCCCGAAGTGCGGTACCAAGGATCAGTACGGTGACTCCTGCGAAAACTGCGGCGCCACCTATGCACCGACTGATCTGAAGAATCCGTACTCGGCCATCTCCGGCGCCACGCCGGTGCGCAAGGAATCCGAGCATTATTTTTTCAAACTCGGCGACTGCGAGAAATTTCTCAAAGAGTGGACCCGTTCCGGCACCCTGCAGGCAGAGGCCGCAAATAAAATGCAGGAATGGTTTGCCGCGGGCCTGAACGACTGGGACATCTCCCGCGATGCACCGTACTTCGGCTTTGAGATTCCCGGCACCAACGGCAAGAAATATTTCTACGTCTGGCTGGACGCGCCCATCGGCTATTTCGGCAGCTTCAAGAATTATTTCGACCGCAACGGCCGCGGCGCAGAGGTAAAGGACTTCATCGACGAGAAGGCGGCGGCGAAGTCAGGCGCGGAGATGATTCACTTCATCGGCAAGGACATCCTCTATTTCCATGCCTTGTTCTGGCCGGCAATGCTGGAAAACTCCGGCTACCGTACGCCGACGAAGATTTACTCGCACGGCTTTCTCACCGTGAATGGCGAGAAGATGTCGAAGTCGCGCGGTACTTTTATCACCGCACGTAGTTATCTGGAGCACATCAAGAACCCCGAATACCTGCGCTACTACTACGCCGCCAAGCTCAACGGCACGATGGAGGATGTCGATCTCAACCTCGATGACTTCGTTGCCCGCGTCAACTCCGATCTCATCGGCAAGTACATCAATATCGCCTCCCGCTGCGCGGGTTTTATCAGCAAGCACTTCAATGGTGAACTTGCAGAATTGTCGAAAGAATCTAAAGAACTATATAGGAAGATAATTATTGATGGTGATAATCCACCAGTAAGTCAACATAGTGAGGAAGAACATCGTAGCTTCATTCAAGCAGGTGCAAGTGTACTTGCTAAAGAACTTGCTCAAGAGAAAGATGCTTATGGAGATATCAAGGAGCTACAGTTAAAGCTTATTGCAGAATGCTATGAAACGAGAGAATACAGTTTCGCACTTCGGAAGTTAATGAAGATTGCAGACCTAGCGAATGAATATGTAAACGAGAAGAAGCCTTGGGACTTAGCAAAACAAGTTGGGAAAGAATCAAGACTTCATGAGGTATGCACTATGGCTATCGCACTGTTTCGATCCGTATCGATCCTGCTGAAGCCGATTTTACCACGGCTTGTTAGCGAAATTGAGAAATTCTTAAACGTTAAATCCTTCATTTGGTCTGACGTTCTTGAACCTCTTCCAGCAGGTCATAGAATCAACGAATACACGCATTTGATGGCGCGAATTGACCTAAAAGCAATAGATACGATGGTGGAGGCGAGCAAGGAAACACTGGCGCCGGCCAGGGACAGCCATTCGCAGCAGCGGCATGCACAACATCAGCAACATACGGACGAAAAGGCCATGAATGAAGCCAATCACATCAGCATCGACGAATTCAGCAAGGTGGACCTGCGTATCGCGAAGATTGTGAATGCCGAACATGTCGAGGGCGCCGATAAACTGCTCAAGTTGACGGTCGATCTCAATGAAGGCCACACGCGGACGATCTTTGCCGGCATCAAGTCTGCTTATGATCCAGCGACGTTGGTGGGCCGTTTGACGGTCGTCGCCGCCAATCTGGCACCGCGCAAAATGAAATTCGGCATGTCCGAGGGTATGGTGCTCGCCGCCTCGGGTGACGGGCCGGGAATTTTCATACTCAGTCCCGACAATGGCGCCGAACCGGGCATGCGGGTGAAATAG
- the apbC gene encoding iron-sulfur cluster carrier protein ApbC, producing the protein MAEISKEAVERALASFIEPYTGKDIVSTKVLKDVRIDGGQVQIDVELGFPSKRYAPQLSTALKEALRTLAGVSDVQVIIKSHIISHAVQKGVTPLPNVKNIIAVASGKGGVGKSTVAVNLALALQAEGATAAVLDADIYGPSQPRMLGAHGRPESKDGKSMEPKVSYGVQSISIGHLIDEETPMIWRGPMVTGALEQLLRDTNWRDVDYLVVDLPPGTGDIQLTLCQKIPVSGAIIVTTPQDIALIDARKALKMFEKVQVPVLGIVENMSTHICSKCGHEEHIFGEGGGGQMAKQYHVDLLGSLPLDIRIREGVDNGRPTVAMAPDSPVAQQFFEIARKVAARIAMRAKDFSARFPKIVIQNT; encoded by the coding sequence GTGGCGGAAATCAGCAAAGAAGCAGTCGAACGGGCGCTCGCGTCCTTCATTGAGCCGTATACCGGCAAGGATATCGTCAGCACCAAGGTGCTCAAGGACGTGCGCATTGATGGTGGCCAAGTTCAAATCGATGTCGAACTCGGTTTTCCCAGCAAGCGTTATGCGCCGCAACTGTCAACAGCGTTGAAAGAGGCCCTGCGCACCCTGGCCGGTGTGAGCGATGTCCAGGTCATTATAAAATCCCACATCATTTCCCATGCGGTGCAGAAGGGTGTCACCCCCCTGCCGAACGTCAAAAACATCATCGCCGTCGCCTCCGGCAAGGGCGGCGTGGGCAAGTCCACGGTCGCGGTGAATCTCGCACTGGCGTTGCAGGCGGAAGGCGCCACGGCGGCCGTCCTCGACGCCGATATCTATGGCCCCAGCCAGCCGCGCATGCTGGGCGCGCACGGCAGGCCGGAATCGAAGGACGGCAAGAGCATGGAACCCAAGGTCAGTTACGGCGTGCAATCGATTTCCATCGGTCACTTGATCGATGAGGAAACGCCGATGATCTGGCGCGGCCCAATGGTGACCGGCGCGCTGGAGCAGCTGCTGCGCGACACCAACTGGCGCGACGTCGATTATCTCGTGGTCGATCTGCCGCCGGGCACGGGCGACATTCAACTAACGCTATGCCAGAAGATCCCAGTCAGCGGCGCCATCATCGTCACCACACCTCAGGACATCGCCCTAATCGATGCGCGCAAGGCGCTCAAGATGTTCGAAAAAGTGCAGGTGCCCGTCCTCGGAATTGTCGAGAATATGAGCACGCATATCTGCTCGAAGTGCGGCCATGAAGAGCACATCTTCGGTGAAGGCGGTGGCGGCCAGATGGCGAAACAGTACCATGTGGATCTATTGGGCAGCCTGCCGCTCGACATCCGCATCCGCGAAGGCGTGGATAATGGCCGCCCCACGGTGGCGATGGCGCCGGATTCGCCGGTGGCGCAACAGTTCTTTGAAATTGCGCGCAAGGTCGCGGCCAGGATCGCCATGCGCGCCAAGGATTTTTCCGCCCGCTTCCCCAAAATCGTCATTCAAAACACTTAA
- the dcd gene encoding dCTP deaminase, with amino-acid sequence MSIKSDKWIRRMAESHKMIEPFEPNQVREVKGARIVSYGTSSYGYDLRCANEFKIFTNINSTIVDPKAFDSNSFVDMKSDVCIIPPNSFALARTVEYFRIPRNVLTICLGKSTYARCGIIVNVTPLEPEWEGHVTLEFSNTTPLPAKIYANEGVAQVIFIESDEPCETSYKDRGGKYQGQRGVTLPKT; translated from the coding sequence ATGTCCATAAAATCCGATAAATGGATCCGCCGCATGGCGGAAAGTCACAAGATGATCGAGCCGTTCGAGCCCAACCAGGTGCGGGAGGTAAAGGGCGCGCGCATTGTGTCTTACGGCACCTCCAGCTACGGCTACGATCTGCGCTGCGCGAATGAATTCAAGATCTTCACCAATATCAACAGTACAATCGTTGACCCCAAGGCTTTCGACTCCAACAGCTTCGTCGACATGAAGTCCGATGTGTGCATCATCCCGCCGAACTCCTTCGCGCTGGCACGCACGGTGGAATATTTCCGCATCCCGCGCAACGTGCTGACGATCTGCCTGGGCAAATCCACCTACGCGCGCTGCGGCATCATCGTCAACGTCACACCGCTCGAACCCGAATGGGAAGGCCATGTCACGCTGGAGTTTTCCAACACCACGCCACTGCCCGCAAAAATTTACGCCAACGAAGGCGTGGCGCAGGTCATTTTCATTGAATCCGACGAGCCCTGTGAAACTTCATACAAGGATCGGGGCGGTAAATATCAAGGACAGCGTGGAGTTACATTGCCCAAAACCTGA
- a CDS encoding sulfurtransferase TusA family protein has product MTHYDVELDASGLNCPLPVLKTKKALSTMSSGQLLHVISTDPASSLDFGGFCAQSGNVLVEERKENDKFYFTIRKK; this is encoded by the coding sequence ATGACGCATTACGACGTGGAACTGGACGCTTCGGGTTTGAACTGCCCTTTGCCGGTTCTCAAGACCAAGAAGGCGCTGAGCACGATGAGCAGCGGCCAGTTGCTGCACGTCATTTCGACTGATCCGGCGTCGAGTCTTGATTTCGGCGGATTTTGCGCGCAGTCCGGCAACGTGCTGGTGGAAGAGCGCAAGGAGAACGACAAGTTTTACTTCACCATCCGCAAAAAATAG
- the cysG gene encoding siroheme synthase CysG — protein sequence MKHLPISFYVARRRCLVVGGGEVAARKIDLLLKRAAQVIVVAPDICPAITVLRDSGKLRHETRTFKDEDLSGVDLIFAATDDRTLNKRIAELAQARRLPVNVIDDPELCTFIMPSIIERDPVQVAVSSGGASPVLARLLRARLESFIPATYGRLAALMGASRKRVRKRLPDMTQRRRFWEDILHGPIAEMLFAGREQAALQALEQTIADPMLHPPAHGEVYLVGGGPGDPDLLTFRALRLMQQADVVIYDRLVAPEIVALARKDAERIYVGKERDQHTVPQPEINALLVQLAKAGKRVLRLKGGDPFIFGRGGEEIETLSGEGIPFQVVPGITAAAGCASYAGIPLTHRDYAQSCVFVTGHLKNDKMNLNWPALVQPQQTLAVYMSVHGLDVLCRGLIGHGMCAGMPAALVERGTLPRQRVLVGSLESLPALAKASDVQPPSMVIIGEVVKLHDKLKWFSG from the coding sequence ATGAAGCACCTGCCAATTTCTTTTTATGTCGCGCGACGCCGCTGCCTCGTGGTCGGCGGCGGTGAGGTTGCTGCGCGCAAAATCGACCTGCTGCTCAAGCGCGCTGCACAGGTCATCGTGGTGGCGCCGGATATCTGCCCCGCAATCACCGTCCTGCGTGATTCCGGAAAACTGCGGCATGAGACACGAACGTTCAAGGACGAGGATTTATCCGGCGTCGATTTGATTTTTGCCGCAACCGATGACCGCACTCTCAACAAGCGCATAGCGGAATTGGCGCAGGCCCGGCGGCTGCCGGTCAACGTCATCGATGACCCTGAGTTGTGCACGTTTATCATGCCGTCGATCATCGAACGCGACCCGGTGCAGGTGGCGGTTTCCTCCGGCGGCGCCTCCCCGGTGCTGGCGCGGCTGCTCCGCGCGCGGCTGGAGAGCTTCATCCCCGCCACTTACGGCCGGCTGGCGGCATTGATGGGGGCCTCTCGCAAACGTGTGCGCAAGCGCCTGCCCGACATGACGCAACGCCGCCGGTTCTGGGAAGACATACTGCATGGCCCCATCGCCGAGATGCTGTTCGCCGGCCGGGAGCAGGCGGCACTGCAGGCGCTGGAGCAAACCATCGCTGATCCCATGCTGCATCCACCCGCGCATGGCGAGGTGTATCTGGTCGGCGGTGGCCCGGGCGATCCGGACTTGTTGACATTTCGCGCATTGCGGCTGATGCAGCAGGCTGACGTGGTGATCTATGACCGTTTGGTGGCGCCGGAAATCGTGGCGCTGGCACGCAAGGACGCCGAACGGATTTACGTTGGCAAGGAGCGGGATCAGCACACCGTGCCACAGCCTGAAATTAATGCGCTTTTAGTGCAACTTGCCAAAGCGGGCAAGCGTGTACTGCGATTAAAAGGTGGCGATCCCTTCATTTTTGGCCGGGGCGGCGAAGAGATTGAAACTCTTTCCGGTGAAGGGATCCCGTTTCAGGTCGTGCCCGGCATCACGGCCGCTGCAGGGTGCGCCAGTTATGCCGGCATTCCACTGACCCACCGTGATTACGCGCAGTCCTGTGTCTTCGTCACCGGCCATCTTAAAAATGACAAAATGAACCTGAACTGGCCGGCCTTGGTGCAACCTCAACAAACGTTGGCAGTGTATATGAGCGTGCACGGCCTCGATGTGCTCTGCCGCGGACTGATCGGACACGGCATGTGTGCCGGTATGCCTGCCGCGCTGGTGGAGCGAGGCACACTGCCGCGGCAGCGCGTGCTGGTTGGCTCGCTTGAATCACTACCGGCGCTGGCAAAAGCCAGTGATGTACAGCCGCCGAGCATGGTCATCATCGGCGAAGTGGTGAAACTGCACGATAAACTGAAATGGTTCAGCGGGTGA
- a CDS encoding 4a-hydroxytetrahydrobiopterin dehydratase — MEGPLAQKRCVPCEGGIKPLPRDQCQSLHKQIPDWTLNETATVLSREFTFRNFHETMEFVNAVAWIAHHEDHHPDLEVHWGSCLVRYSTHAIKGLSDNDFICAAKVDALFN; from the coding sequence ATGGAAGGACCACTGGCGCAGAAACGATGCGTGCCGTGCGAAGGCGGCATCAAGCCGTTGCCGCGCGATCAATGCCAGTCGTTGCACAAACAAATTCCGGATTGGACGTTGAATGAGACGGCGACTGTATTGAGTCGTGAATTCACCTTCCGCAACTTTCATGAGACGATGGAATTCGTGAACGCCGTGGCCTGGATCGCCCATCACGAGGATCATCACCCTGATCTCGAAGTGCATTGGGGCAGCTGCTTGGTGCGCTACTCCACGCACGCCATCAAGGGGCTGTCCGACAACGATTTCATCTGTGCCGCCAAGGTCGATGCATTGTTTAACTGA